One part of the Candidatus Deferrimicrobium sp. genome encodes these proteins:
- a CDS encoding DUF507 family protein — protein MRFTDDLIRRLCAAILSRWKAKGLIHPKVSDDALLSRMTAEIHKDIQREAELDREAEALLEKHLGKIERSQANSRILFQKIKERLAKERDVVL, from the coding sequence TTGAGATTCACCGACGATCTGATCCGTCGCCTCTGCGCCGCGATCCTGTCCCGCTGGAAGGCGAAGGGGCTGATCCACCCGAAAGTGTCCGATGACGCGCTCCTCTCCCGGATGACCGCGGAGATCCACAAGGACATCCAGCGCGAGGCGGAGCTCGATCGCGAGGCGGAGGCCCTGCTCGAGAAGCACCTGGGAAAGATCGAGCGGTCCCAGGCGAACAGCCGCATCCTGTTTCAGAAGATCAAGGAACGTCTCGCCAAAGAGCGGGACGTCGTCCTGTGA
- the lspA gene encoding signal peptidase II encodes MPIVSALLLGAADQASKVWAVRNLPLFEPRVLVRGFCDLVHVRNTGVAFSLLSTLDHRWVHPFLILATVLAMGAVLAYIAYLPCRGTAPVGLGLILGGAIGNLIDRARLGYVVDFIDLHWRGHHWPTFNVADIGISVGIALLVIDMVFSTKEPSDASRPAPDR; translated from the coding sequence GTGCCGATCGTCTCGGCGCTCCTGCTCGGAGCCGCCGACCAGGCGAGCAAGGTCTGGGCGGTGCGCAACCTCCCCCTGTTCGAGCCCCGCGTGCTGGTGCGCGGCTTCTGCGACCTGGTGCACGTCCGCAACACGGGGGTCGCCTTCAGCCTTCTTTCGACCCTCGATCACCGCTGGGTCCACCCGTTCCTGATCCTTGCGACGGTGCTCGCGATGGGGGCGGTGCTCGCCTACATCGCGTACCTCCCCTGCCGGGGGACGGCGCCGGTGGGCCTGGGGCTCATTCTCGGCGGGGCGATCGGAAACCTGATCGACCGGGCGCGGCTGGGGTACGTCGTCGACTTCATCGACCTGCACTGGCGCGGCCACCACTGGCCCACCTTCAACGTGGCAGACATCGGGATCTCCGTGGGCATCGCCCTGCTCGTGATCGACATGGTGTTCTCCACGAAGGAGCCCTCGGATGCATCCCGTCCTGCTCCAGATCGGTAG
- a CDS encoding outer membrane beta-barrel protein has translation MRKHLALVFVGLFVAATATAAVAADYDRYERGPHGGSPGEYAPPPPPPRGYQAPPPRHAQYGQPYFFGHAGVFDPNSDSDGLDGYDTGWNFDVGIGSRVSPFFAIDGTVGAYRAERGSDEATVVPLTIGGRFILPHPFIEPYVGAGLGLYFSSLKERPGVISTGIDDSSTDFGGYLSVGLDMWLNPRIALNFEGKYHWVNPTFRDSSGRDFDVNMSGWTGNLGIRVAF, from the coding sequence ATGAGGAAGCATCTCGCGTTGGTTTTCGTCGGACTGTTCGTCGCGGCGACCGCGACGGCCGCCGTCGCGGCCGATTACGACCGGTACGAACGGGGGCCCCATGGAGGGAGCCCCGGGGAGTACGCGCCGCCCCCACCGCCCCCGCGCGGCTACCAGGCTCCGCCGCCGCGGCACGCGCAGTACGGCCAGCCGTACTTCTTCGGGCACGCGGGCGTCTTCGATCCCAACAGCGATAGCGACGGGTTGGATGGGTACGACACCGGGTGGAATTTCGACGTCGGGATCGGTTCCCGCGTATCGCCGTTCTTCGCCATCGACGGTACGGTCGGCGCCTATCGCGCGGAGCGCGGATCGGACGAGGCGACCGTGGTCCCGCTGACGATCGGTGGCAGGTTCATCCTCCCGCACCCTTTCATCGAACCGTATGTCGGGGCCGGGCTGGGGCTCTATTTTTCCAGTCTCAAAGAACGGCCGGGGGTTATTTCCACCGGAATCGACGACAGCAGCACCGATTTCGGAGGCTACTTGTCCGTCGGTCTCGACATGTGGCTCAACCCCCGGATAGCGCTCAACTTCGAGGGGAAATACCACTGGGTTAATCCCACGTTCCGGGACAGCTCGGGTCGTGACTTTGACGTCAACATGAGCGGGTGGACAGGCAACCTCGGCATCCGGGTCGCTTTCTGA
- a CDS encoding PBP1A family penicillin-binding protein, producing MRRGAAGDAWEVPSILYGRPTEVRTGDHLGNLRFTERLRLLSYKKVAGKPSVAGTWSEEPGRVLVYTRDYRVEETPHTGGPVVIEVRDGRVDSIVSSAGISLDSIHLEPEEIGRILGPRMESRRIVPLSAIPSSLQQAVLAAEDARFYSHFGIDVVGIARALMKNLRERRFAQGGSTITQQLAKNFFLSPKKTIGRKLHEAELALALELRYPKRTILEMYLNKIYFGQEGARGIYGVEEAAGFYFSRHAADLTLEEAAMLAGVIRSPNRYSPFRAPAAAKERRNAVLARMRQLGMIGEVEYRRASHAPVRTRARRTPANMAAYFADYIQRVTEDDLGGEKLFHSGYRFYTTLDPMQQAAAEEAVAKGLAEIGKTALPASEPLQAALVAVDPATGEMTAMVGGRGYGETQFNRATDAKRQPGSAFKPFVLLAAMERAAQGKGKTTLSTIVSGEPVTVPGPTEPWTPSNFEGKRYGEITVRKAIEESVNTATVRLALDVGLPEVVKTARAAGIVSPLSPVPSMALGSFEVTPLELAYAYTTIASGGIRYEPFPLYSATTADGEILTSAKVHWERTIDPRAAYLTGYAMEGVLDRGTAKAAKGMGIYFPASGKTGTTDRNRDSWFVGFTPDVVCAVWVGYDSGADSGLTGAKGALRIWARFLRALYPESGPVTLRAPDGIVTAEIDPESGFLATTACPQTLREAYLSGTAPKDYCPLHPVNPVVDTFRRGVRDVGDFIRNLFK from the coding sequence GTGAGGCGGGGGGCCGCCGGGGACGCCTGGGAGGTCCCCTCCATCCTCTACGGACGCCCCACGGAGGTCCGCACGGGGGACCACCTCGGAAACCTCCGTTTCACCGAGCGGCTTCGCCTCCTCTCCTACAAGAAGGTCGCGGGGAAACCGTCCGTCGCCGGAACCTGGTCCGAGGAACCCGGCCGCGTCCTCGTCTACACCCGCGACTACCGGGTCGAGGAGACCCCGCACACCGGCGGCCCGGTGGTGATCGAGGTCCGCGACGGGCGGGTCGATTCGATCGTATCTTCCGCCGGGATCTCGCTCGATTCGATCCACCTCGAACCGGAGGAGATCGGGCGAATCCTCGGTCCCCGCATGGAATCGCGGCGAATCGTCCCCCTTTCGGCGATCCCGTCGTCGCTGCAGCAGGCCGTGCTCGCCGCCGAGGATGCCCGTTTCTACTCCCACTTCGGGATCGACGTGGTCGGGATCGCCCGCGCGCTCATGAAGAATCTGCGGGAGCGGCGATTCGCCCAGGGGGGGTCCACGATCACGCAGCAGCTGGCGAAGAACTTCTTCCTCTCCCCGAAGAAGACGATCGGGCGGAAGCTTCACGAGGCGGAGCTCGCCCTGGCGCTCGAGCTGCGGTACCCGAAGAGGACGATCCTCGAGATGTACCTGAACAAGATCTATTTCGGCCAGGAGGGTGCCCGCGGGATCTACGGGGTCGAGGAGGCGGCGGGCTTCTACTTCTCCAGGCACGCGGCGGACCTCACCCTCGAGGAGGCCGCGATGCTGGCCGGCGTCATCCGCTCGCCGAACCGGTACTCCCCGTTCCGCGCCCCGGCGGCCGCGAAGGAGCGTCGCAACGCGGTGCTCGCGAGAATGCGCCAGTTGGGGATGATCGGGGAGGTGGAATACCGCCGGGCCTCCCATGCTCCGGTTCGCACCCGGGCCCGACGCACCCCGGCGAACATGGCGGCGTACTTCGCCGACTACATCCAGAGGGTCACCGAGGACGACCTGGGGGGCGAGAAGCTCTTCCACTCCGGCTACCGTTTCTACACCACCCTCGACCCGATGCAGCAGGCCGCGGCGGAGGAGGCGGTGGCGAAGGGGCTCGCGGAAATCGGAAAAACGGCCTTGCCCGCCAGCGAGCCGCTGCAGGCGGCGCTCGTCGCGGTGGACCCGGCGACGGGGGAGATGACCGCGATGGTGGGGGGACGCGGCTACGGGGAGACGCAGTTCAACCGGGCGACCGATGCGAAGCGGCAGCCGGGGAGCGCCTTCAAGCCGTTCGTCCTGCTCGCGGCGATGGAGCGGGCGGCGCAGGGAAAGGGGAAGACGACTCTCTCCACGATCGTCTCCGGCGAGCCCGTGACGGTGCCGGGGCCGACGGAGCCATGGACCCCGTCGAACTTCGAGGGGAAGCGCTACGGGGAGATCACGGTGCGGAAGGCGATCGAGGAGTCGGTGAACACCGCTACCGTCCGGCTCGCGCTGGACGTCGGCCTGCCCGAGGTGGTGAAGACCGCCCGCGCCGCAGGGATCGTATCCCCCCTCTCCCCCGTCCCCTCGATGGCGCTGGGCAGCTTCGAGGTGACGCCGTTGGAGCTCGCCTACGCGTACACGACGATCGCGTCCGGCGGGATCCGTTACGAACCGTTCCCTCTTTATTCCGCGACCACCGCGGACGGGGAGATCCTCACCTCGGCGAAGGTCCACTGGGAACGCACGATCGACCCGCGGGCGGCGTACCTCACCGGGTACGCGATGGAAGGGGTTCTCGACCGCGGCACGGCGAAAGCGGCGAAGGGGATGGGGATCTACTTCCCCGCCTCGGGGAAGACCGGGACCACGGACCGGAACCGCGACTCCTGGTTCGTCGGCTTCACCCCCGACGTCGTCTGCGCGGTCTGGGTCGGGTACGACTCGGGCGCGGACAGCGGGCTGACGGGAGCCAAAGGGGCGCTTCGGATCTGGGCGCGCTTCCTTCGCGCCCTCTACCCGGAATCCGGACCCGTGACCCTGCGGGCCCCCGACGGGATCGTGACGGCGGAGATCGACCCGGAGTCCGGGTTCCTCGCCACCACCGCGTGCCCGCAGACGCTGCGGGAGGCGTACCTTTCCGGGACGGCGCCGAAGGACTATTGCCCCCTCCATCCGGTGAATCCCGTCGTGGACACCTTCCGCCGCGGGGTGCGCGACGTCGGCGACTTCATCCGCAACCTGTTCAAATAG
- a CDS encoding MTAP family purine nucleoside phosphorylase gives MPRVLLLGGSGAYALPPGALGKRLSSRRVRTPYGFSNPVHLCESAGFRFLFLSRHGEKGYEKTAPYVNYRANIYAAKSLGVTRIVAWTGPGAISRKVRPGDLVLPDDLLDFTRNRPSTFYEGKGIGFLRQFPVFCERLRDSLRSVATRREGGRDAGKRIHFGGTSACTEGPRLETPAEIRFLARAGADLVGMTLCPEAFLARELEICYAPVAYVTNYAEGVRKMPYRRGDLFEGTLPPGEAAAVEAAKDAIPGIAIAAARAIAGEERDCPCAVSMERYRKRGVIGPDFRGWVAGKGAGR, from the coding sequence ATGCCCCGGGTCCTCCTCCTCGGAGGATCCGGGGCATACGCCCTCCCCCCGGGCGCGCTGGGGAAGAGGCTCTCCTCCAGGCGCGTCCGGACGCCATACGGCTTTTCCAACCCCGTCCACCTCTGCGAGAGCGCCGGTTTCCGCTTCCTTTTCCTCTCGCGGCACGGCGAGAAAGGGTACGAGAAGACCGCGCCGTACGTGAACTACCGCGCCAACATCTACGCCGCGAAGTCCCTGGGGGTGACACGGATCGTCGCCTGGACGGGGCCCGGCGCCATCTCCCGGAAGGTCCGGCCCGGCGACCTGGTCCTTCCCGACGACCTCCTCGACTTCACCCGGAACCGCCCGTCGACCTTCTACGAGGGAAAGGGGATCGGCTTCCTCCGGCAGTTCCCCGTGTTCTGCGAGCGTCTGCGGGACTCCCTCCGTAGCGTAGCGACGCGACGCGAAGGAGGGCGCGATGCAGGGAAGCGCATCCATTTCGGCGGTACCTCCGCCTGCACCGAGGGGCCGCGCCTCGAGACCCCCGCCGAGATCCGGTTTCTCGCGCGCGCCGGGGCGGATCTCGTCGGTATGACCCTGTGCCCCGAGGCGTTCCTCGCGCGGGAGCTCGAGATCTGCTACGCGCCGGTGGCGTACGTGACGAACTACGCGGAAGGGGTTCGGAAGATGCCGTACCGGCGCGGCGACCTGTTCGAAGGGACGCTGCCTCCCGGGGAGGCGGCGGCCGTCGAGGCCGCGAAAGACGCGATTCCAGGGATCGCGATCGCGGCCGCCCGCGCCATCGCGGGGGAGGAAAGGGATTGCCCCTGCGCCGTTTCGATGGAAAGATACAGAAAGCGGGGCGTCATCGGCCCCGACTTCCGCGGCTGGGTAGCAGGGAAAGGGGCGGGGCGTTGA
- the lgt gene encoding prolipoprotein diacylglyceryl transferase, with amino-acid sequence MHPVLLQIGSLKVYSYGVFVAIGFLAALWISGREIARQGLDREKFLDMGFWVVLSAIAGARIFHVLVYWRQYAEAPGEILKLWNGGLVFYGGFIAAVAACVVFLRRNRMPFLPVADASAIGIPLGLAFGRLGCTSAGCCFGKPSTLPWAITFTDPACLAPLHVPLHPTQIYEAIGGFAICGFLYITRDRFKTPGMRFWTMLILYGVARSFFEIFRDDPRGFLGPFSESQAVSAVLITYAIVSILRARSKANAPAR; translated from the coding sequence ATGCATCCCGTCCTGCTCCAGATCGGTAGCCTCAAGGTCTACTCGTACGGCGTCTTCGTCGCGATCGGCTTCCTCGCCGCCCTGTGGATCTCCGGGCGGGAGATCGCCCGCCAGGGACTCGACCGCGAGAAGTTCCTCGACATGGGGTTCTGGGTGGTCCTCTCCGCCATCGCGGGAGCGAGGATCTTCCACGTCCTCGTCTACTGGCGGCAATACGCGGAGGCGCCCGGGGAGATCCTCAAACTGTGGAACGGCGGGCTGGTCTTCTACGGCGGGTTCATCGCCGCGGTGGCGGCCTGCGTCGTGTTCCTCCGGAGGAACCGGATGCCGTTCCTGCCGGTGGCCGACGCGTCGGCGATCGGCATCCCGCTCGGGCTCGCCTTCGGGCGGCTCGGCTGCACTTCGGCCGGATGCTGCTTCGGAAAGCCGTCCACCCTCCCGTGGGCGATCACCTTCACCGACCCCGCCTGTCTCGCGCCTCTCCACGTACCTCTCCACCCGACGCAGATCTACGAAGCGATCGGGGGGTTCGCCATCTGCGGCTTCCTCTACATCACGCGGGACCGGTTCAAGACTCCGGGAATGCGCTTCTGGACGATGCTCATCCTGTACGGCGTCGCGCGGTCGTTCTTCGAGATCTTCCGCGACGACCCCCGCGGATTCCTCGGCCCCTTCTCCGAATCGCAGGCCGTCTCGGCCGTCCTGATCACCTACGCGATCGTCTCCATCCTCCGCGCCCGCTCGAAAGCTAACGCTCCCGCCCGGTAG
- the groES gene encoding co-chaperone GroES, whose amino-acid sequence MKVKPLQDRILIKRVEEETKTKGGIIIPDSAKEKPQEGLVVAVGPGKVTDTGTRVAPEVKAGDRILFGKYSGTDIKVDGVEHLILREDDILAILTK is encoded by the coding sequence ATGAAGGTCAAGCCGTTGCAGGACAGGATTCTGATCAAGCGGGTGGAAGAGGAAACCAAGACGAAGGGCGGGATCATTATCCCGGATTCAGCCAAGGAGAAGCCGCAGGAGGGCCTGGTCGTCGCCGTGGGCCCCGGCAAGGTGACGGATACCGGCACCCGGGTGGCCCCCGAGGTGAAGGCGGGCGACCGCATCCTGTTCGGGAAGTATTCCGGCACGGACATCAAGGTCGACGGCGTGGAGCACCTGATCCTGCGCGAAGACGACATCCTGGCGATCCTGACCAAGTAA
- a CDS encoding TCP-1/cpn60 chaperonin family protein, which translates to MAKVLKFSEEARGKIKVGVDALADAVKVTLGPRGRNVIIEKSFGSPLVTKDGVTVAKEVELADKFENMGAQMVKEVASKTSDVAGDGTTTATVLAQKIYQEGAKLVAAGYNPMGLKRGIDKAVESVAGELKKMSKATKDPKEIAQVGTISANNDETIGNII; encoded by the coding sequence ATGGCGAAAGTTCTGAAATTCAGCGAGGAGGCCCGCGGCAAGATCAAGGTGGGCGTGGATGCTTTGGCCGACGCGGTCAAGGTCACCCTCGGCCCCCGGGGCCGCAACGTGATCATCGAGAAGTCGTTCGGCTCTCCCCTGGTCACCAAGGACGGCGTCACGGTGGCCAAGGAAGTCGAGTTGGCGGACAAGTTCGAGAACATGGGCGCGCAGATGGTGAAGGAGGTCGCCTCCAAGACGAGCGACGTCGCGGGCGACGGCACCACCACCGCCACCGTGCTGGCCCAGAAGATCTACCAGGAAGGGGCGAAGCTGGTCGCGGCCGGCTACAACCCGATGGGCCTCAAGCGCGGGATCGACAAGGCCGTCGAGTCCGTCGCCGGCGAGCTCAAGAAGATGTCGAAGGCGACGAAAGATCCCAAGGAGATCGCCCAGGTCGGCACCATCTCCGCGAACAACGACGAGACGATCGGGAACATCATC
- the aroF gene encoding 3-deoxy-7-phosphoheptulonate synthase, protein MIIVMGAGAAQKEIRTVIARIKALGYTPHPIFGKERTVIGAIGDERGKIVLQGLESLPGVERVVPILKPYKLASREVKPERTVIRIAPGVTVGDRQLLVIAGPCSVESEAQMIETALAVRKAGAHVLRGGAWKPRTSPYAFQGLEVKGLKILRKAGDRAGMPIVTEVMTPADVDLIAQFSDILQVGARNVQNFSLLKRIGKSKRPILLKRGMMTTITEYLMSAEYCLSEGSRQVILCERGIRTFEDATRNTLDLSAIPVLKDRTHLPVIADPSHATGVARLVPPMACAAVAAGADGLMIEVHPTPEKALSDGPQSLTFPKFAEMMAMLRPFIAAAGRTL, encoded by the coding sequence ATGATCATCGTCATGGGAGCGGGTGCGGCCCAAAAAGAGATCCGCACCGTCATCGCCAGGATCAAGGCGTTGGGGTACACCCCGCACCCGATTTTCGGCAAGGAACGCACCGTCATCGGCGCGATCGGGGACGAGCGCGGCAAGATCGTCCTCCAGGGGCTCGAGTCGCTCCCCGGGGTGGAGCGTGTCGTCCCGATCCTCAAGCCGTACAAGCTCGCCAGCCGGGAGGTGAAGCCGGAACGGACGGTCATCCGCATCGCCCCCGGGGTGACGGTCGGGGACCGGCAGCTCCTGGTCATCGCGGGTCCCTGCTCCGTGGAGAGCGAGGCACAGATGATCGAAACCGCGCTGGCCGTGAGGAAGGCGGGCGCCCACGTGCTGCGCGGCGGGGCGTGGAAGCCGCGCACCTCCCCGTATGCCTTCCAGGGACTGGAGGTCAAGGGCCTCAAGATCCTTCGCAAGGCGGGGGATCGCGCGGGGATGCCGATCGTCACCGAGGTGATGACCCCGGCCGACGTCGACCTGATCGCCCAATTTTCCGACATCCTCCAGGTCGGTGCGCGCAACGTCCAGAACTTCTCCCTCCTCAAGCGGATCGGCAAGTCGAAGCGCCCCATCCTCCTCAAGCGCGGGATGATGACGACGATCACCGAGTACCTGATGAGCGCGGAATATTGCCTGTCCGAGGGGAGCCGCCAGGTGATCCTGTGCGAGCGCGGCATCCGGACCTTCGAGGACGCCACGCGGAACACCCTCGACCTCTCCGCGATTCCGGTCCTCAAGGATCGCACCCACCTGCCGGTCATCGCAGATCCGTCCCACGCGACCGGCGTGGCGCGCCTCGTGCCCCCCATGGCGTGCGCCGCCGTCGCCGCGGGCGCCGACGGTCTGATGATCGAAGTCCACCCCACGCCGGAGAAGGCGCTCTCCGACGGTCCGCAGTCCCTCACCTTCCCGAAGTTCGCCGAAATGATGGCGATGCTGCGGCCCTTCATCGCCGCGGCGGGGAGAACGCTCTGA
- the ileS gene encoding isoleucine--tRNA ligase, with translation MDYKETLNLPQTEFPMRANLAQREPATLARWEGMGLHRRMVENRKGRPTFVLHDGPPYANGHIHIGHALNKILKDMIVKYRTMAGSLSVYIPGWDCHGLPIEHQVDKILGAKKGTIPTGDKRRLCRSFAAKFIDIQREEFKRLGVLGDWENPYRTMTFDYEAGILREFGRFVGSGAVYQGTKPVYWCLSCRTALAEAEVEYADHTSDSIHVKFPFAEPPGKIHPALSGKKVFFVIWTTTPWTIPANLGIALHPDYDYVALEAGGEVYVVAEGLAERFAAETGLSSPATLATFRAGHLERMRCRHPFVDRDSLLVLADYVTLDAGTGCVHTAPGHGREDYETGLKYGLPILAPLNDEGRFTEDVPFFAGLRVFEANPKVNEKLAEVGALMSHGEITHSYPHCWRCKNPVIFRATKQWFISMDRAGLREKSLAGIRKVRWIPGWGQERIEGMIANRPDWCISRQRAWGVPIALFRCEGCGHHLLDRNLIDHVAGFFEKEGADAWFDRKVPELLPPGTACPECGGTAFGKETDILDVWFDSGVSYACVCEGKENLGIPVDLYLEGSDQHRGWFHSSLLAAVGTRGFPPYRGVLTHGFVVDGKGEAMHKSKGNVIAPEEIIKKHGAELLRLWVAAADYRDDIRLSKDILDRLTEAYRKVRNTIRYLLASLSDFDPARDAVPVNRMEEIDRYALVLFDRLAATVRKAYEEYEFYILFHAVNNFCSVDLSAFYLNVLKDRMYCSPAGDPARRSAQTAIFEIARGLLSLTAPVLSFTTDEAWAYLPAYPGKPESVFLSDLPEPLGIPEAEAIGARWERILALRSEVAQPLETARKEKVIGSGQDALVSIAPGPFADLFDTHAREIRDTLIVSGIATGEVTGPGVYESAAFPGLKVKVEKAPWKKCERCWNHTPEVGTLAGTPELCQRCAAAVGK, from the coding sequence ATGGACTACAAGGAAACGCTCAACCTGCCGCAGACGGAATTCCCGATGCGGGCCAACCTCGCCCAGCGGGAGCCCGCGACGCTCGCCCGGTGGGAAGGGATGGGGCTGCACCGGAGGATGGTGGAGAACCGGAAAGGGCGCCCCACCTTCGTCCTGCACGACGGCCCCCCGTACGCGAACGGGCACATCCACATCGGGCACGCGCTGAACAAGATCCTCAAGGACATGATCGTCAAGTACCGTACGATGGCGGGATCCCTCTCCGTCTACATCCCGGGCTGGGATTGCCACGGCCTGCCGATCGAGCACCAGGTGGACAAGATCCTCGGGGCGAAGAAGGGAACGATCCCGACGGGGGACAAGCGCCGCCTCTGCCGTTCGTTCGCGGCGAAGTTCATCGACATCCAGCGGGAGGAGTTCAAGCGCCTCGGCGTGCTGGGCGACTGGGAGAACCCGTACCGGACGATGACGTTCGACTACGAGGCCGGCATCCTGCGGGAGTTCGGCCGGTTCGTGGGGAGCGGGGCCGTGTACCAGGGGACGAAGCCGGTCTACTGGTGCCTCTCGTGCCGGACGGCGCTGGCCGAGGCGGAAGTCGAGTACGCGGATCACACCTCCGACTCCATCCACGTCAAGTTCCCGTTCGCGGAGCCGCCCGGGAAGATCCACCCGGCGCTTTCGGGGAAGAAGGTCTTCTTCGTCATCTGGACGACCACGCCGTGGACGATTCCGGCCAACCTCGGGATCGCGCTGCATCCCGACTACGACTACGTCGCGCTCGAGGCGGGCGGCGAGGTGTACGTCGTCGCCGAGGGGCTTGCCGAACGGTTCGCGGCCGAGACGGGGCTTTCCTCCCCGGCGACCCTTGCGACGTTCCGCGCCGGGCACCTCGAGAGGATGCGGTGCCGCCACCCGTTCGTCGACCGCGACTCCCTCCTCGTCCTGGCCGACTATGTGACGCTCGATGCGGGGACCGGGTGCGTCCACACGGCGCCCGGCCACGGCCGCGAGGATTACGAGACGGGGCTCAAGTACGGCCTGCCGATCCTCGCCCCGCTGAACGACGAGGGCCGCTTCACCGAGGACGTCCCGTTCTTCGCGGGACTGCGGGTGTTCGAGGCGAACCCGAAGGTGAACGAAAAACTCGCCGAGGTCGGCGCCCTGATGTCCCACGGGGAGATCACCCATTCCTACCCGCACTGCTGGCGCTGCAAGAACCCCGTCATCTTCCGGGCGACGAAGCAGTGGTTCATCTCGATGGACCGGGCCGGACTGCGGGAGAAGTCGCTCGCCGGCATCCGCAAGGTGCGTTGGATCCCGGGCTGGGGGCAGGAGCGGATCGAGGGGATGATCGCGAACCGCCCCGACTGGTGCATCTCCCGCCAGCGCGCCTGGGGCGTGCCGATCGCACTTTTCCGTTGCGAGGGGTGCGGACATCACCTGCTCGACCGGAATCTCATCGACCACGTGGCGGGATTCTTCGAGAAGGAAGGGGCCGACGCCTGGTTCGACCGGAAGGTGCCGGAACTGCTCCCGCCGGGAACGGCGTGCCCGGAGTGCGGCGGGACGGCGTTCGGCAAGGAGACCGACATCCTCGACGTCTGGTTCGACTCGGGCGTCTCCTACGCCTGCGTCTGCGAGGGGAAGGAGAACCTGGGCATTCCCGTCGACCTCTACCTGGAAGGTTCCGACCAGCACCGCGGGTGGTTCCACTCCTCCCTTCTCGCCGCCGTGGGAACGCGCGGCTTCCCGCCGTACCGCGGGGTCCTGACGCACGGATTCGTCGTCGACGGCAAGGGCGAGGCGATGCACAAGTCGAAGGGGAACGTGATCGCCCCGGAGGAGATCATCAAGAAGCACGGCGCCGAGCTGCTGCGCCTTTGGGTCGCGGCCGCGGATTACCGGGACGACATCCGGCTGTCAAAGGACATCCTCGACCGGCTGACGGAGGCGTACCGGAAGGTACGCAACACGATCCGCTACCTTCTGGCGAGCTTGAGCGACTTCGACCCGGCGCGGGACGCGGTTCCGGTAAACCGGATGGAGGAGATCGACCGGTACGCCCTGGTCCTCTTCGACCGGCTGGCGGCGACGGTGCGCAAGGCGTACGAGGAGTACGAATTCTACATCCTGTTCCATGCGGTGAACAACTTCTGCTCCGTGGACCTGTCCGCGTTCTACCTGAACGTGCTGAAGGACCGGATGTACTGCTCCCCGGCCGGCGACCCGGCGCGACGCTCCGCGCAGACCGCGATCTTCGAAATCGCCCGGGGGCTGCTGTCGCTGACGGCCCCGGTGCTGTCGTTCACCACCGACGAGGCGTGGGCATATCTTCCCGCGTACCCGGGGAAGCCGGAGAGCGTCTTCCTCTCGGACCTCCCGGAGCCTCTTGGGATCCCGGAGGCGGAGGCGATCGGGGCCCGATGGGAGCGGATCCTCGCGCTGCGTTCGGAAGTCGCCCAGCCGCTGGAGACGGCGCGCAAGGAGAAGGTGATCGGCAGCGGCCAGGACGCGCTGGTCTCGATCGCCCCGGGACCCTTCGCGGACCTCTTCGATACGCACGCGCGGGAGATCCGCGACACGCTGATCGTTTCGGGAATCGCCACGGGCGAGGTGACCGGCCCCGGGGTGTACGAGAGCGCCGCCTTCCCGGGGCTGAAGGTCAAGGTGGAAAAAGCGCCGTGGAAAAAATGCGAACGGTGCTGGAACCATACGCCCGAGGTGGGAACGCTCGCCGGGACCCCGGAGCTGTGCCAGCGGTGCGCGGCCGCGGTGGGGAAGTGA
- a CDS encoding DUF507 family protein codes for MRLTEARISHLSHLLRNALHRGGVADFPDEPAAHREAKAVLESYAQAEEAVDAFARDRISRLSRKVPEGGREWDILYRKYFEEEMTRRKL; via the coding sequence GTGCGCCTGACCGAGGCCCGCATCTCCCATCTTTCCCACCTGCTGCGCAACGCCCTCCACAGGGGGGGGGTCGCGGATTTCCCGGACGAGCCGGCGGCGCACCGGGAGGCCAAGGCGGTCCTTGAATCGTACGCCCAGGCCGAGGAGGCGGTGGACGCCTTCGCCCGGGACCGGATCTCACGGCTTTCCCGCAAGGTGCCGGAGGGCGGGCGGGAGTGGGATATCCTGTACCGGAAATATTTCGAGGAGGAGATGACCCGCCGAAAGCTGTAA